TTGTATGGTTTAATATGAATATAGAGGACGGAATATGAGATACGCGGGTGGGAAGGCGCGGATATAGGGAATGGCCGGTCAGTGTTCGCGGGCGTGCCCGGATACGTCCGCTGACGTATAGGGGaccggatttgccaagtccggctgtAAATGCTCTTAAGCCAATGAGATTGCGGCGATGTGACTAGTGGTTAAGATCCGAGTACAAATCTCAACCAACCATGTCTTTAAAAGGCGTATGTTTCATGTGCACTCCAATCCCACACAAGAGCACCAACATAACTCCCAAACCCGCTGCCACCGGAAGTTCAAAATCCTGATTGATTCTTTCGCTCTCCCTAGTGAACCAATGAACATATGGTATACACAAAGAAGCTCGTGTTGCGAAGAACAACCCACAAAAGCTCTGGCCAATGCCAAATGTAGTTCCTTTGATGGGGGTAGGAGGCACCGGGAAGTCAACGAGATCAAGATTGAACAAGTCGCGAGACCTGTAAACATGAAGTAGCACGAAGCATAAGAGTGATCGAGCAGGCAAGGTTTTTGTTAGAAGATCGAAAGCATGTGCTCGCCTCTTTCACCTAGGCTAATGATCATTTCacgaaaggaaactatgatggaGTGTGTTTTAGggtctctttgattcaaaggatcttcataggatttttgaaggattagaatccttaggaatttttcctacgttggtcgtttgattcgtaggattgaatcttGTAGGATTTTTTTCCTAAGAATTTATTTGTACTACATTTTACAGGAATtttaacatccactccaacctcttgaaagaaatcaTTTGCTTTTCCcatgacacaatcaaacaaacttaaATCCTGTAGGGATCCAATGGACATGCCATTTCAATCCtacgtttttcctattcctgtgtttttgcaatcctacgaatcaaagaggcccttagtttCTTTTCATTATAACAGTTAAAACTAGCCGTCCACGGTAGCAAAATCTTGAGCTCATTGGAAAGCAAAATAATTCTGGCTAGCCAGGAGCAGGCCAAGAACACAAGCCCCGCGTACCATGTGCTAGCACTGCTATCGCTGCACCGAATTAGTAATAAACAGAGGCAGGTCACGGTGTGTGCCACAGGACGGCAGCTACGTTAGATTTGCATCACACCCCCGGCGTCAAACAGTTTTAAATCACCAGGTTCATAGTACTAGTACATTTCTAATCCTGCCCCGACCTACTCAAACTTAATAAAATTCACACTAACAGGCAGAGCGAGTAAATTAGATGGAAAACCAAGAAGCGTGTCCCCTCTGCACCCCGTACGTAGTCCATCCACCAAACCTATCTACTACCCGTCCGGCTGCCACCGTTAAACTCCGTGGACACCACGCTCCAGTACGCCTCCGCCCGCCTGGATGGAGGTGACGAGAAATAGATGCGccggaatgaatgaatgaatggcgTGAGATCTCCCTCCATGTCCACCCCCATCCATTCCGCCACCATCCTTCACCGCTGGCCGCAGTGACGCCCTCCCTCTGCCTACATTCATTCCCATTCCCCTCCCCACGCCCGCGTCACAGCCTTCGCTCCACTCCAACCACCACCACCCCTGCCACAATGCAGCCCCTTCTCGGGCTAGCCCTCCTTGCCCTGCTGCTCCTGGCCTCACCGGCGCCGGCGCTCTGCCGCCACCGCGCGCCGGCCGCGGCCACAACCGAGACGCTCGACGTCGCGGCCTCCCTCtcccgcgcccgcgccgccgtctccaccgACGCCAGCCCCCTCCACCAGtccctcgccgccaccgacaccgACACCAATGTTCTCCCCGTTAAGGAGGAGCCCTCcggcgggccgagcggccggctggCGCTGAGGCTCCACTCGCGCGACTTCCTCCCGGAGGAGCAGGGCCGGCACGAGAGCTACCGGTCGCTTgtgctggcccgcctgcgccgcgaCTCGGCCCGTGCCGCCGCGCTGTCGGCGCGCGCGTCCCTGGCCGCCGACGGGGTCTCCCGCGCCGACCTGAGGCCGGCCAACGCCACCCCCGtcttcgaggcgtcggcggcggagATACAGGGCCCCGTGGTGTCCGGCGTGGGGCAGGGCAGCGGCGAGTACTTCTCCCGCGTCGGCGTCGGCCGCCCCGCGCGGCAGCTCTACATGGTGCTCGACACCGGCAGCGACGTCACCTGGCTGCAGTGCCAGCCCTGCGCCGACTGCTACACCCAGTCCGACCCCGTCTACGACCCCTCCGTCTCCGCCTCCTACGCCGCCGTCGGCTGCGACTCCCCGCGCTGccgcgacctcgacgccgccgcctgCCGCAACTCCACGGGGTCCTGCCTCTACGAGGTCGCCTACGGCGACGGCTCCTACACCGTCGGCGACTTCGCCACCGAGACGCTCACGCTGGGGGACTCCGCGCCGGTCTCCAACGTGGCCATCGGGTGCGGCCACGACAACGAGGGCCTCTTCGTGGGCGCCGCCGGGCTGCTGGCCCTCGGCGGCGGCCCGCTCTCCTTCCCGTCGCAGATCTCGGCGACCTCCTTCTCCTACTGCCTCGTCGACCGCGACTCGCCCTCCTCCTCCACGCTGCAGTTCGGCGACTCGGAGCAGCCGGCCGTCACCGCGCCGCTCCTCCGCAGCCCGCGCACCAACACCTTCTACTACGTGGGGCTTTCGGGCATCTCCGTGGGCGGCGAGGCCCTCTCCATCCCGTCCTCGGCCTTCGCCATGGACGACGCGGGGTCGGGCGGCGTCATCGTGGACTCCGGCACGGCCGTGACGCGGCTCCAGTCGGGCGCGTACGCCGCGCTCCGCGAGGCGTTCGTGCAGGGGACCCAGTCCCTGCCCCGCGCGTCCGGCATCTCGCTCTTCGACACCTGCTACGACCTCGCCGGCCGCTCCAGCgtgcaggtgccggcggtggcgctgcGGTTCGAGGGCGGCGGGGAGCTGAAGCTGCCGGCGAAGAACTACCTGATCCCGGTGGACGGGGCGGGGACCTACTGCCTGGCATTCGCGGGGACGAGCGGGCCCGTGTCCATCATCGGCAACGTGCAGCAGCAGGGCGTGCGCGTCAGCTTCGACACCGCCAAGAACACCGTCGGCTTCACCGCCGACAAGTGCTAGTGGGAGCGAGCTTGCGAGCTCGGTTAATTAGCGGGCGAGTGATTAATTAGCGTGCGTGCATGTGGTAATTAAGCGGGGCGGTGTGGGGGCGGGGGCTTTGGGAAAGGCAAAGGCGAAGGACGGAAACAAATGCCAGCCTGTGCTCTGGTCTGGTCTGGTCTAGTGTAGCGTAGCGTCCTTCTGGTCTGGTCTGGTCGTCTTCCTCGTCGTCTACCTCTGTCTCTGTGTAACTGTGTCACTGTGCCCATGGCTCGAGCTCGCCGTCGACATGGATGTGTGTGCGTGCTGCTACTGCTACCACTGCCAGGTGAACGAATTTGTTCATGGGTTGTACTACCTTTCTTCAACAAAAAGAAAAGCTTGTTGATTATTGCCCATTGCCGAGCCAGTTTGGAAGAGCAGAGAATTTTATCATGCGTCGCATTTGTGCCAAGGTTCTGTTTTGCTGGTTGGTCTTGGGATCCTAGAGCATAGTGATAAACGAACTCTGCTGGTGACCCATCGGCATCGCATCACATGCTCCGGCTTAATCCTTTTTAATGCAGTGCGTTGCATGCATGCACGCGTCCTTGTGGCCTAGAATGCCGCCTGGCTGGAGGATTGATGCCTCATGCAAGGTGCTGACTGCGACCGCTTTCGCTTTGGCCTTTACATGATGCTGCTGACTTGTTCGTCCGCTTTTACCACCTTTCTCCGACATGGCAACATGTGCATCGCCTCATGATAATTAATCAACATGGATGATGCATGCCATGCGTATCATATCATCAGTGTGTGTAACCACAACACCGCGATGCGATACGTGTGTCGTTTGCGACCGACGAAGCTTCTTTCTTCTCTCATCTTACCAGCGTGCATGGACGGGTCACGGG
The Triticum dicoccoides isolate Atlit2015 ecotype Zavitan chromosome 3A, WEW_v2.0, whole genome shotgun sequence genome window above contains:
- the LOC119266847 gene encoding protein ASPARTIC PROTEASE IN GUARD CELL 1-like; the encoded protein is MNEWREISLHVHPHPFRHHPSPLAAVTPSLCLHSFPFPSPRPRHSLRSTPTTTTPATMQPLLGLALLALLLLASPAPALCRHRAPAAATTETLDVAASLSRARAAVSTDASPLHQSLAATDTDTNVLPVKEEPSGGPSGRLALRLHSRDFLPEEQGRHESYRSLVLARLRRDSARAAALSARASLAADGVSRADLRPANATPVFEASAAEIQGPVVSGVGQGSGEYFSRVGVGRPARQLYMVLDTGSDVTWLQCQPCADCYTQSDPVYDPSVSASYAAVGCDSPRCRDLDAAACRNSTGSCLYEVAYGDGSYTVGDFATETLTLGDSAPVSNVAIGCGHDNEGLFVGAAGLLALGGGPLSFPSQISATSFSYCLVDRDSPSSSTLQFGDSEQPAVTAPLLRSPRTNTFYYVGLSGISVGGEALSIPSSAFAMDDAGSGGVIVDSGTAVTRLQSGAYAALREAFVQGTQSLPRASGISLFDTCYDLAGRSSVQVPAVALRFEGGGELKLPAKNYLIPVDGAGTYCLAFAGTSGPVSIIGNVQQQGVRVSFDTAKNTVGFTADKC